One part of the Impatiens glandulifera unplaced genomic scaffold, dImpGla2.1, whole genome shotgun sequence genome encodes these proteins:
- the LOC124917963 gene encoding methionine aminopeptidase 1B, chloroplastic-like, with protein MAFAGSLSLQLSSSFNGETLSSPSLSSGRKFQEKRLLIVSKRLSGLDEAMRIRRERELETETKFRRIQPLKRGKVSQRLPVPDHISKPPYVGSALLPELSKEHQIHDVEGVVRMRAACELAARVLDYAGTLVRPSVTTNEIDKAVHQMIIDAGAYPSPLGYGGFPKSVCTSVNECMCHGIPDSRQLQDGDIINIDVTVYLNGYHGDTSKTFLCGNVSERLKRLVKVTEESMLKGIAVCKDGAMFRKIGKRISEHAEKFGFGVVERFVGHGIGTIFHSEPIICHNRNEEPGFMVEGQTFTIEPILTLGSINCTTWEDNWTTLTVDGSSAAQFEHTILITRTGAEILTKC; from the exons ATGGCTTTCGCGGGTTCACTATCTCTGCAACTTTCATCTTCCTTTAATGGAGAAACCTTATCTTCACCATCTCTATCTTCTG GAAGAAAATTTCAAGAAAAAAGACTGTTAATAGTATCTAAGAGACTTTCAGGCCTGGATGAAGCTATGAGAATTCGGAG AGAACGTGAGCTTGAAACTGAAACGAAATTCCGTCGGATTCAACCATTGAAGCGTGGGAAGGTATCACAGCGTCTTCCTGTGCCGGATCATATATCAAAGCCTCCTTATGTTGGTTCTGCTTTGTTACCAGAACTTTCTAAGGAACATCAAATTCATGATGTTGAAGGTGTTGTTCGTATGAGAGCTGCTTGTGAACTTGCTGCTAGGGTTTTGGATTATGCGGGAACTTTGGTTAGG CCATCAGTAACAACAAATGAAATTGATAAAGCTGTGCACCAAATGATTATTGATGCTGGTGCTTATCCTTCACCTCTTGGCTATGGAGGCTTCCCAAAAAGTGTATGCACATCGGTCAATGAGTGTATGTGCCATGGAATACCCGATTCTCGCCAATTGCAG GATGGTGATATAATAAACATTGATGTGACAGTGTATTTAAAT GGTTATCATGGGGACACATCTAAAACTTTTCTTTGTGGAAATGTTAGTGAACGTTTGAAGCGATTAGTAAAG GTGACAGAAGAGAGCATGTTGAAAGGAATTGCTGTTTGCAAAGATGGTGCCATGTTTagaaaaattggaaaaagaatTAG TGAACATGCCGAGAAGTTTGGCTTTGGTGTGGTAGAGCGATTCGTTGGGCATGGTATTGGGACCATATTTCACTCCGAACCAATTATATGCCATAATC GAAACGAAGAACCTGGTTTCATGGTGGAAGGTCAAACATTTACAATCG AACCAATACTTACACTGGGTTCAATTAATTGCACAACTTGGGAAGACAACTGGACGACTTTGACAGTTGATGGCAGCTCAGCTGCACAGTTTGAGCATACCATTTTGATTACTCGAACAGGCGCCGAAATTTTAACCAAATGTTAG